One Euphorbia lathyris chromosome 1, ddEupLath1.1, whole genome shotgun sequence DNA segment encodes these proteins:
- the LOC136227870 gene encoding uncharacterized protein: MADLHPPEALLNGGLVAADRLGGAGPTIVTSSETVGSKRQRRPSVRLGEIGGDQFYETHPRRINGNKQWKHHQFLPLDSKKDPNTSTKSSKTRALTNLTTTGEFVGTLDDDKEVNLDTVAIGSWKVKDSKKRASNATTKRVRSNWVSKIDDAGGGSGNTNAEGDEKYSGGEDMDETYREFDMENSESPLKEQSPIHSLENLGDGNERNERETYYNRSIRGRNNHSHSNHHHDGVELSGPSETDYRNNGRCGVGEDGVRIWLNSIGLGRYAPVFEIHEVDDEVLPMLTLEDLKDMGINAVGSRRKMFCAIQKLGKGFS; this comes from the coding sequence ATGGCCGACTTGCACCCACCGGAGGCCCTTCTCAACGGTGGCTTAGTTGCTGCTGATAGACTAGGAGGAGCTGGACCAACCATTGTAACGTCATCGGAAACCGTCGGCTCCAAGCGGCAGAGAAGGCCCAGTGTTCGATTAGGTGAAATCGGCGGCGACCAGTTCTACGAAACTCATCCTCGGAGGATTAATGGTAATAAGCAATGGAAGCATCATCaatttcttcctcttgattccAAAAAGGACCCTAACACCTCCACTAAAAGCTCCAAGACTCGGGCTTTAACCAATTTAACCACTACCGGAGAGTTCGTCGGAACCCTAGATGATGATAAAGAGGTGAATTTAGATACCGTAGCAATTGGGAGCTGGAAAGTTAAGGATTCGAAAAAGAGGGCTTCCAATGCTACAACAAAGCGAGTCCGATCAAATTGGGTCTCCAAGATTGACGATGCAGGCGGTGGCAGTGGCAATACCAACGCCGAGGGAGATGAGAAGTACAGCGGTGGTGAGGATATGGATGAGACTTACCGTGAATTCGATATGGAAAATTCAGAAAGTCCGTTGAAGGAACAGAGTCCAATTCATTCTCTTGAGAATTTGGGAGATGGGAATGAGAGAAACGAGAGGGAAACGTATTACAACAGGTCAATTAGGGGTAGGAATAATCACAGTCATAGCAATCACCACCATGATGGGGTTGAATTGTCGGGGCCGTCGGAAACAGATTATAGGAATAATGGAAGGTGTGGTGTAGGAGAAGATGGGGTGAGAATTTGGCTGAATAGTATAGGTTTAGGGAGGTATGCACCTGTTTTTGAAATCCATGAAGTGGATGATGAAGTTTTGCCAATGTTGACTCTTGAAGATTTGAAAGATATGGGGATTAATGCAGTTGGTTCAAGAAGAAAGATGTTCTGTGCTATTCAAAAGCTCGGGAAAGGTTTTTCTTGA